One region of Salvia miltiorrhiza cultivar Shanhuang (shh) chromosome 3, IMPLAD_Smil_shh, whole genome shotgun sequence genomic DNA includes:
- the LOC131018401 gene encoding F-box/kelch-repeat protein At3g06240-like, producing the protein MEIGKSSRKSLHLPEETIEEILSRLAVNSLLKFRCVSKSWGSLIDSERFIKTHHQNSIKNPSFPQQRLILKNYLFDEFDDWPVQSSLPSVLSEPPNTISLSPLAVPTNTTLMRFEILGCYNGLLCILEQPSGIYSWNPSIGISRNLPEQPCRIHLWNPSTGISKKLPEISNVGYVSDFGFGWVESSSEYKVFVNVANLEYYLWKWVGKVYSSKTKSWKTIEHCEEYLCTYRCKEGVFAGGKLYWTNYNGHKEDIIFLDLKSEVFGRIELPFDEEYRAIKLLGVLGGCLCALHWDIYYFKTIVQVWVMKKSWERVVNVHHLVELLQPAPFVVGLKGEILVNCGSTLLVFDRQDNVFRCPKVCCDYRSTHVYVESLVSPEDL; encoded by the coding sequence ATGGAGATCGGAAAAAGTAGTCGAAAATCTCTCCATCTTCCTGAAGAAACCATTGAAGAAATACTATCCAGACTTGCGGTAAATTCACTTTTGAAGTTCAGGTGCGTTTCGAAATCATGGGGCTCTTTAATTGATAGCGAACGTTTCATCAAAACCCATCatcaaaattcaattaaaaaccCATCTTTCCCCCAACAAAGGCTCATTTTAAAGAACTATTTGTTTGATGAGTTTGATGATTGGCCTGTGCAATCTTCTCTGCCGTCGGTTTTGAGTGAACCACCAAATACTATCTCTTTATCTCCTTTAGCTGTTCCAACAAATACGACATTGATGCGATTTGAGATTTTGGGGTGCTATAATGGGCTGCTCTGTATTCTCGAGCAACCAAGTGGAATTTACTCGTGGAATCCATCCATTGGAATCTCCAGGAATCTGCCAGAGCAACCATGTAGAATTCACTTGTGGAATCCATCCACTGGAATCTCCAAGAAACTGCCTGAAATTTCTAATGTCGGGTATGTTAGTGATTTTGGATTCGGTTGGGTTGAATCAAGTAGTGAGTACAAGGTGTTTGTGAATGTGGCTAATCTTGAATATTACCTGTGGAAGTGGGTTGGTAAAGTTTATAGTTCAAAGacaaaatcatggaaaacaaTAGAGCACTGCGAGGAATATTTATGTACATATCGTTGCAAAGAGGGGGTGTTTGCAGGTGGGAAGCTTTACTGGACGAATTATAATGGACATAAAGAAGATATTATTTTCTTGGACTTGAAGAGTGAGGTGTTTGGAAGGATTGAGCTTCCCTTTGATGAAGAATATCGCGCTATAAAGTTATTGGGTGTGCTTGGTGGTTGCCTTTGCGCGCTACATTGggatatttattattttaaaacaaTCGTTCAAGTTTGGGTTATGAAGAAGTCTTGGGAGAGAGTGGTGAATGTTCATCATCTTGTTGAGCTACTTCAACCGGCACCTTTCGTGGTGGGTCTAAAGGGAGAGATTTTGGTAAATTGTGGATCCACTTTGTTGGTTTTTGATCGTCAGGATAATGTGTTCCGCTGTCCCAAGGTTTGTTGCGATTACCGTTCAACTCATGTCTATGTTGAAAGTTTAGTCTCGCCAGAAGATTTATGA
- the LOC131017572 gene encoding uncharacterized protein LOC131017572: MSHRRGLLGFGSRSSGPEAQSSSGSGPYISATPESGSSPQSAAASGSRRPKGKSVAQIRAECVRRDGRILFQRNTVGKLIEPPGISTCCTNSFKRIPNPGGYTWKLTPPTVQELYFEEFKKEFTWNPEDEADVKKMWLEKARKRYSDNMSEYKRLLKQKTEAGEMMETPLGMSDTFWTGLKAYWDQDEVKAVSRRARENRYSEPDGVGTGISRHVGGSQSSRILQQSLLVDGEVPPTASNYSTFLRLHMYADGTFVSEKDANLDAEIHRVAAETGREDRLDEVYLELVRPGRSRLYGTGSAGVSQFSRGSTNSTCSSQMSQRMYETRISTLEERLQKAEEDRAAQEAAREALEQRMSQFEEILRRSGQLP; this comes from the exons ATGTCTCATCGTAGAGGATTGTTGGGGTTTGGTAGTCGGTCTTCTGGGCCTGAGGCACAGTCCTCCTCAGGCTCTGGGCCGTATATTTCCGCTACTCCAGAGTCTGGTTCCTCTCCACAGAGCGCTGCTGCATCTGGGTCTAGAAGGCCCAAAGGCAAATCAGTGGCGCAGATTAGGGCTGAGTGTGTTAGGCGCGACGGGAGGATCCTCTTTCAGAGGAATACTGTTGG TAAGTTGATCGAGCCCCCGGGGATCTCCACCTGCTGCACGAACTCGTTTAAGAGGATTCcgaacccaggcgggtacacgtGGAAGTTAACTCCGCCAACGGTGCAGGAGTTGTATTTTGAGGAATTCAAG aaagagtttactTGGAACCCTGAGGATGAGGCTGATGTGAAAAAAATGTGGTTAGAAAAGGCCCGCAAAAGGTACAGTGACAACATGAGCGAGTATAAGAGACTGCTCAAGCAGAAGACCGAGGCAGGGGAGATGATGGAGACACCGCTGGGCATGTCCGACACCTTTTGGACGGGACTCAAGGCATACTGGGATCAAGATGAGGTTAAGGCCGTTTCTAGGCGCGCACGTGAGAACCGATACTCTGAGCCAGATGGAGTTGGTACAGGGATCAGTCGGCACGTTGGAGGGTCTCAGTCGAGTCGTATTCTGCAGCAGAGTCTG CTCGTGGATGGTGAAGTCCCCCCAACTGCATCTAACTACAGCACTTTCCTCCGCCTACACATGTACGCAGATGGAACTTTTGTGTCAGAAAAGGATGCCAACCTTGAT gcggagattcATCGTGTTGCTGCTGAGACAGGACGAGAGGACCGACTCGATGAGGTCTACTTGGAGCTCGTACGTCCCGGTAGGTCACGACTGTACGGCACTGGAAGTGCTGGTGTGAGCCAGTTCAGTAGGGGGTCTACCAACAGTACATGCTCTTCCCAGATGTCTCAGCGGATGTATGAGACTCGGATCTCCACACTGGAGGAGCGTCTCCAAAAGGCTGAGGAGGATAGGGCGGCCCAAgaagcagcacgtgaggccctTGAGCAGCGGATGAGTCAGTTCGAGGAGATACTGAGgcggtcgggtcagctacctTGA
- the LOC131018402 gene encoding uncharacterized protein LOC131018402, with the protein MSSERFIRTQLEKSSNDPTAAHWKVMVNCESKNSVFGLKQCSVRSYLDDPDVDPFPINGPTNHHLTTDAYVVGNCDGLICILKKPGSLFLWNPATRISIELPKLDLEIKKYGFGRDEQCGAYKVFVVGSRYEEEEEEEEEEEEYEYEYEYDHPSTSTA; encoded by the exons ATGAGTAGCGAGAGATTCATCAGAACCCAACTCGAGAAATCAAGCAATGACCCAACTGCTGCCCATTGGAAAGTTATGGTCAACTGTGAGTCAAAAAATTCAGTATTTGGATTGAAGCAATGCTCTGTGCGCTCCTACTTGGATGACCCCGACGTCGATCCTTTCCCTATCAACGGTCCAACCAATCATCATCTGACGACAGATGCTTATGTCGTCGGCAACTGCGACGGGCTGATTTGCATTCTCAAGAAACCAGGGAGCCTTTTCTTGTGGAACCCAGCCACTAGAATCTCCATCGAATTACCCAAATTAGaccttgaaattaaaaaatatgggTTCGGCCGCGACGAACAATGTGGTGCATACAAGGTGTTTGTTGTTGGGTCGAGGTatgaagaggaagaggaagaggaagaggaagaggaagagtaTGAGTATGAGTATGAGTATga TCATCCTTCCACATCAACTGCTTAG